The following are encoded together in the Myxococcus virescens genome:
- a CDS encoding SDR family oxidoreductase has protein sequence MKKVLVLGATSAIAQATVRLLAARGASLYLTGRNAANLDAVTKDAATRGAAKVASQVVDLNDFDTHEALVEAAYTALDGLDGVVLAHGVLGDQAEAQRSWAATEAVLRTNFLSAVSLLTVLANRFEAQKAGTLVVISSVAGDRGRQSNYVYGASKGALNVFLQGLRNRLAKSNVAVVTVKPGFVDTPMTAHLPKNKLFASPEKVARGLLSAADSRKNEVYVPGIWALIMLIIRTIPETVFKRMKL, from the coding sequence ATGAAGAAAGTGCTCGTCCTCGGCGCCACCAGCGCCATTGCCCAGGCGACGGTGCGGCTCCTGGCCGCGCGCGGGGCCTCGCTGTACCTCACTGGCCGCAACGCGGCGAACCTCGACGCGGTGACGAAGGACGCCGCCACGCGCGGCGCAGCCAAGGTCGCCTCGCAGGTGGTGGACCTGAACGACTTCGACACCCACGAGGCGCTGGTGGAGGCCGCGTACACGGCGCTGGACGGGCTGGACGGCGTGGTGCTGGCGCACGGCGTGCTGGGTGACCAGGCGGAGGCGCAGCGCTCGTGGGCGGCGACGGAGGCGGTGCTGCGCACCAACTTCCTGAGCGCGGTGTCGCTGCTCACCGTGCTGGCCAACCGCTTCGAGGCGCAGAAGGCCGGCACGCTGGTGGTGATTTCGTCGGTGGCGGGTGACCGCGGCCGGCAGAGCAACTACGTGTACGGCGCGTCGAAGGGCGCGCTCAACGTCTTCCTCCAGGGCCTGCGCAACCGTCTGGCGAAATCCAACGTCGCGGTGGTGACGGTGAAGCCGGGCTTCGTCGACACGCCCATGACGGCGCACCTGCCGAAGAACAAGCTGTTCGCCTCGCCGGAGAAGGTGGCGCGCGGACTCTTGAGCGCCGCGGACTCGCGGAAGAACGAAGTCTACGTGCCCGGCATCTGGGCGCTCATCATGCTCATCATCCGGACGATTCCGGAGACCGTGTTCAAGCG
- a CDS encoding FAD-binding oxidoreductase, producing the protein MKSRESWGRYPQVEQQTHALVWHTDALPRKDGNLLPHGLGRSYGDSCLNAGGTLLLTSGLDRFIAFDPATGVVRCEAGVSLDTILRLAAPRGWFLPVTPGTKFVTVGGAIANDVHGKNHHRGGTFGRYVRRFELLRSDGSRRVCAPDEHPDWYGATIGGLGLTGLVTWAEVQLTPISNPYVLQETVPFGNLDGFLDVARASEKDYEFTMAWVDCLARGKKLGRGLLYRGNFAPPQFDGLPLARSHLSHGVGLAVPMDMPAFCLNRLSVSAFNWLYYHRQNGKPKQRLTHYDPFFYPLDAIYAWNRIYGRRGFLQFQCVVPYATARDALKEILERSSRGGLPSFLSVLKTFGDIPSPGWMSFPREGVTLAMDFANRGEKTWKLVEDLDRLTRQAGGAVYPAKDARMSPENFAAYFPQRERFMQYVDPSFSSSFWRRVNPVSLPFSLAAERGETASPPPRSLLAIR; encoded by the coding sequence ATGAAGTCACGGGAGTCCTGGGGGCGGTACCCCCAAGTCGAACAACAGACGCACGCCCTGGTGTGGCACACGGATGCGCTGCCCCGGAAGGACGGGAACCTGCTGCCCCACGGGCTGGGGCGCAGCTACGGCGACTCGTGCCTCAACGCGGGGGGCACGCTGCTGCTCACCTCGGGGCTCGACCGCTTCATCGCCTTCGACCCGGCCACCGGCGTGGTCCGCTGCGAAGCGGGCGTGTCGCTGGACACGATTCTGCGCCTGGCCGCTCCGCGCGGCTGGTTCCTGCCGGTGACACCGGGCACCAAGTTCGTGACGGTGGGCGGCGCCATCGCCAACGACGTGCACGGGAAGAACCACCACCGGGGTGGCACCTTCGGCCGCTACGTGCGCCGCTTCGAGCTGCTGCGCTCGGACGGCAGCCGCCGGGTGTGCGCGCCGGATGAGCATCCGGACTGGTACGGCGCGACGATTGGCGGCCTGGGCCTCACCGGGCTCGTCACGTGGGCCGAGGTGCAGCTCACGCCCATCAGCAACCCGTACGTGCTTCAGGAGACGGTGCCGTTCGGGAACCTGGATGGGTTCCTCGACGTGGCCCGCGCGTCGGAGAAGGACTACGAGTTCACCATGGCGTGGGTGGACTGCCTGGCCCGGGGCAAGAAGCTGGGCCGGGGGCTCCTGTACCGGGGCAACTTCGCGCCGCCGCAGTTCGACGGGCTGCCATTGGCCAGGAGCCACCTGTCGCACGGCGTGGGGCTGGCGGTGCCCATGGACATGCCGGCCTTCTGCCTCAACCGCCTGTCGGTGTCCGCCTTCAACTGGCTCTACTACCACCGGCAGAACGGCAAGCCGAAGCAGCGGCTGACGCACTACGACCCGTTCTTCTACCCGCTGGACGCCATCTACGCGTGGAACCGCATCTATGGCCGGCGCGGCTTCCTCCAGTTCCAATGCGTGGTGCCCTACGCCACCGCGCGCGACGCGCTGAAGGAAATCCTGGAGCGCAGCTCGCGCGGCGGACTGCCCAGCTTCCTCTCCGTGCTGAAGACGTTCGGTGACATTCCCTCGCCGGGGTGGATGTCCTTCCCGCGCGAGGGCGTGACGCTGGCCATGGACTTCGCCAACCGCGGCGAGAAGACGTGGAAGCTGGTGGAGGACCTGGACCGGCTGACGCGGCAGGCGGGCGGCGCGGTGTACCCGGCGAAGGACGCGCGGATGAGCCCGGAGAACTTCGCGGCGTACTTTCCGCAGCGGGAGCGCTTCATGCAGTACGTGGACCCGTCGTTCTCCTCGTCGTTCTGGCGGCGGGTCAACCCGGTGTCCCTGCCCTTTTCCCTGGCCGCGGAGCGAGGCGAGACGGCCTCCCCGCCGCCTCGGTCCCTGCTTGCCATCCGCTGA
- a CDS encoding UbiA family prenyltransferase — translation MLPQTPIPEDTPDVPLAVDLDGTLVRTDTLHENLLVLFKRAPWLLLLAPFWVLKGKAFFKAEVARRAALDAASLPYHEELLAYLNEEKTRGRRLVLATAADRRIAEAVAAHLGLFSDVVASEATVNLSGARKLAKLKELLGTFDYAGNDAVDLPLWRECRRIIVVHAPAGVLKQAQGLGRDVHRVFERPATRLRTWVKALRVHQWAKNALVFVPLLAAHKATEPDKLLQALLGFAAFSLCASSVYVLNDLLDLDSDRRHPTKKKRPFAACTLPVSTGVMLAPVLLLAGAAVCLLLPPAFAALLGAYYVLTLAYSLRLKQVVMLDVLVLAGLYTVRIFGGALAVNVPTSSWLMMFSMFLFLSLALVKRLSEVRRLRLSNETSAHGRGYLAQDYEQLASLGAASGQVSVLVLALYITSDEVTALYAHPERLWLICPVMLYWVGRVWLLAHRGLVNEDPLVFALRDRVSYAVGLVCALVLWAAT, via the coding sequence ATGCTTCCCCAAACACCCATTCCCGAGGACACTCCGGACGTACCGCTCGCCGTCGACCTCGACGGAACGCTGGTGCGCACGGATACGCTGCATGAGAACCTGTTGGTCCTCTTCAAGCGTGCCCCCTGGCTGCTGCTGCTGGCCCCCTTCTGGGTGCTCAAGGGCAAGGCCTTCTTCAAGGCAGAGGTGGCCCGGCGCGCGGCCCTGGACGCGGCCAGCCTGCCCTACCACGAAGAGCTCCTGGCGTACCTGAACGAGGAGAAAACCCGAGGCCGCCGGCTGGTGCTGGCCACCGCGGCGGACCGGCGCATCGCCGAAGCCGTGGCGGCGCACCTGGGCCTCTTCTCCGACGTCGTCGCCAGCGAAGCGACAGTGAACCTGTCCGGCGCACGCAAGCTGGCGAAGCTGAAGGAGTTGCTGGGCACCTTCGACTACGCGGGCAACGACGCGGTGGACCTGCCCTTGTGGCGTGAATGCCGCCGCATCATCGTGGTCCACGCGCCAGCCGGGGTGCTGAAACAAGCACAGGGACTGGGCCGCGACGTCCACCGCGTCTTCGAGCGCCCAGCCACCCGCCTCCGCACCTGGGTGAAGGCGCTGCGCGTGCACCAGTGGGCGAAGAACGCGCTCGTCTTCGTGCCGCTGCTGGCCGCCCACAAGGCCACCGAGCCGGACAAGCTGCTCCAGGCGCTGCTGGGCTTCGCGGCCTTCAGCCTGTGCGCCTCCAGCGTGTACGTGCTGAATGACCTGCTGGACCTGGACTCCGACCGGCGCCACCCGACGAAGAAGAAGCGCCCCTTCGCGGCGTGCACGCTCCCCGTGAGCACCGGCGTCATGCTGGCCCCCGTGCTGCTGCTGGCCGGCGCCGCGGTGTGCCTGCTGCTGCCGCCCGCCTTCGCCGCCTTGCTGGGCGCCTACTACGTGCTGACGCTGGCCTATTCGCTGCGGCTGAAGCAGGTGGTGATGTTGGACGTGCTGGTGCTGGCCGGGCTGTACACGGTGCGCATCTTCGGCGGCGCGCTGGCGGTCAACGTGCCCACGTCCAGTTGGCTGATGATGTTCAGCATGTTCCTCTTCCTCTCGCTCGCGCTGGTGAAGCGACTGAGCGAGGTACGCCGGCTGCGACTGTCCAACGAGACGTCCGCACACGGCCGTGGCTACCTGGCCCAGGACTACGAGCAGCTCGCCAGCCTGGGCGCGGCCTCGGGGCAGGTGTCCGTGCTGGTGCTGGCGCTCTACATCACCTCCGATGAAGTGACGGCGCTGTACGCCCACCCGGAGCGGCTGTGGCTCATCTGCCCGGTGATGCTGTACTGGGTGGGCCGGGTGTGGCTGCTGGCCCACCGCGGGCTGGTGAACGAGGACCCGCTCGTCTTCGCCCTGAGGGACCGGGTGAGCTACGCAGTAGGCCTCGTGTGCGCGTTGGTGCTATGGGCCGCCACGTGA
- a CDS encoding class I SAM-dependent methyltransferase, with protein sequence MRLGLKADNLLERVADWFNLAPQPVAHAFFGMMASRTLMAGVRLGVYEALTDGPMSAETLAARLKLSQEGTRTLLEALIACEAVERQRGGRYRLAPRARRWLDPRSPRYVGAFLEFNYAQWDWWNGLEGVVRTGQAVDIHGFAPDDARWRDYIHAMHQMARLAAPEVVAAIPLPRGAKQVLDLGGAHGWFAAELCLRNRGLKATVLDLEGSARVGREIIASAGLSHLVTHREGDILTAELGGPYDGVMLFQVMHHLSPAQNVALLRRVRASLAPRGTLAVLEYLRENADTPTSAAPLIGLHYFLTSGAAAYTPAEVEGFLDDAGFRIETSRPIRHLPLQTLLVARLD encoded by the coding sequence ATGAGGCTGGGGCTCAAAGCGGACAACCTGCTGGAGCGCGTGGCGGACTGGTTCAACCTGGCCCCACAGCCCGTGGCCCATGCCTTCTTCGGGATGATGGCGTCGCGGACGCTGATGGCCGGCGTGCGGCTGGGCGTCTATGAAGCCCTGACGGACGGGCCCATGTCGGCGGAGACGCTGGCGGCGCGGCTGAAGCTGTCCCAGGAGGGCACTCGCACGCTGCTGGAGGCCCTCATCGCGTGCGAGGCCGTGGAGCGTCAGCGCGGTGGACGCTACCGGCTGGCCCCTCGCGCCAGGCGATGGTTGGACCCGCGCTCGCCCCGCTACGTGGGCGCCTTCCTGGAGTTCAACTACGCGCAGTGGGACTGGTGGAACGGGCTGGAGGGCGTGGTGCGCACCGGCCAGGCGGTGGACATCCACGGCTTCGCGCCCGACGACGCGCGCTGGCGCGACTACATCCACGCCATGCACCAGATGGCGCGGCTGGCGGCTCCGGAGGTCGTGGCGGCCATCCCCCTGCCCCGTGGGGCGAAGCAGGTGTTGGACCTGGGCGGCGCGCACGGCTGGTTCGCCGCCGAGCTGTGCCTGCGCAACCGGGGCCTGAAGGCCACGGTGTTGGATTTGGAAGGCAGCGCCCGCGTGGGCCGGGAAATCATCGCCTCGGCGGGGCTGAGCCACCTCGTCACCCACCGCGAAGGCGACATCCTCACCGCGGAGCTGGGCGGCCCGTACGACGGGGTGATGCTCTTCCAGGTGATGCACCACCTGTCCCCCGCACAGAACGTGGCCCTGCTGCGACGGGTGCGCGCCTCCCTGGCGCCCCGGGGGACGCTGGCGGTGCTGGAGTATCTGCGCGAGAACGCCGACACGCCCACCAGTGCGGCGCCGTTGATTGGCTTGCACTACTTCCTCACCTCCGGCGCGGCGGCCTATACGCCCGCCGAGGTGGAAGGCTTCCTGGACGACGCAGGCTTCCGCATCGAGACCAGCCGCCCCATCCGGCACCTGCCCTTGCAGACGCTCCTGGTGGCCCGACTGGACTGA
- a CDS encoding MXAN_6627.5 family MYXO-CTERM protein, producing MSPFRSYLRHLLACLPLLLPLGAMAQSDGGLDAGLPDASVGEGGADRDNPEGEDGTGRVNTSCRSSRDCSPRFSCDDGRCRYTGVRKADQQGCVLGGQAALLVVGLAAVGGYRRRR from the coding sequence ATGTCCCCCTTCCGCTCCTACCTGCGTCACCTGCTGGCCTGCCTCCCCCTCCTGCTGCCCCTCGGGGCCATGGCCCAGTCCGACGGGGGGCTCGACGCGGGCCTCCCCGACGCCTCCGTGGGAGAGGGCGGCGCGGACCGGGACAACCCCGAGGGGGAAGACGGTACAGGCAGGGTGAATACGTCCTGCCGTAGCAGCCGGGATTGCTCCCCCCGCTTCTCCTGCGATGACGGGCGCTGCCGCTACACTGGCGTGCGCAAGGCAGACCAGCAAGGCTGCGTGCTGGGTGGCCAGGCCGCGCTCCTCGTCGTGGGCCTGGCCGCTGTGGGCGGCTACAGGCGCAGGCGTTAG
- a CDS encoding response regulator codes for MAPRILVVDDNQELLSLLTQLFEEAGYEVIGASRGKQAVELAKAQPPAAAVLDILLPDMMGYHLADALRKDNPQLPLLFITGVFKGGKHAVESRTKYQAAGYFEKPFEAQKLLEAMTKVLPPEKPAAAAASLQDAFEVELDIDVEEEGPQDAMELTGRIKVTGGGNITAEIRGANLTASPMQKVPATQVRPPTPGRPPDPPPAGAPGSRRGEIRDNLPSLLTAFYLSRETGELGVQKGKVKKVVYFEKGTPVFALSNLLADRFGQFLVRVGKIKPEQLQDASAVAAQSNRRTGDVLVERGLLKDTERLYYVGQQVKAVIYSLFAWDEGSYVLSFREKASAESIKLDVHPANLIVRGIKKLYKPERLRRLLQPEDRLIPAVAPAYQLNEVELERWEAELLPKIDGNRTVAELLAFANRPEHVVYGFLVAMMSLGILDKRG; via the coding sequence ATGGCACCCCGAATCCTCGTCGTCGATGACAATCAGGAGCTGTTGTCCCTCCTCACGCAGCTCTTCGAGGAGGCGGGCTACGAGGTCATTGGTGCGAGCCGCGGCAAGCAGGCCGTGGAGCTGGCCAAGGCCCAGCCCCCGGCGGCGGCCGTGCTCGACATCCTGCTGCCCGACATGATGGGGTACCACCTCGCGGACGCGCTGCGTAAGGACAACCCCCAGCTCCCGCTCCTCTTCATCACCGGCGTCTTCAAGGGTGGCAAGCACGCCGTCGAGTCGCGCACGAAGTACCAGGCCGCCGGCTACTTCGAGAAACCCTTCGAGGCCCAGAAGCTGCTCGAGGCGATGACGAAGGTGCTGCCTCCGGAGAAGCCCGCTGCGGCGGCCGCGTCGCTCCAGGACGCCTTCGAGGTGGAGCTGGACATCGACGTGGAGGAGGAAGGCCCGCAGGACGCCATGGAGCTGACCGGCCGCATCAAGGTGACGGGCGGCGGCAACATCACGGCGGAGATTCGCGGCGCCAACCTCACGGCCAGCCCCATGCAGAAGGTGCCGGCCACGCAGGTGCGCCCGCCCACGCCGGGCCGGCCGCCGGACCCGCCGCCCGCGGGCGCGCCGGGCAGCCGCCGTGGTGAAATCCGCGACAACCTGCCTTCGCTCCTCACCGCCTTCTACCTCTCCCGCGAGACGGGCGAGCTGGGCGTGCAGAAGGGCAAGGTGAAGAAGGTCGTCTACTTCGAGAAGGGCACGCCGGTGTTCGCCCTCTCCAACCTGCTCGCGGACCGCTTCGGTCAGTTCCTCGTTCGCGTGGGGAAGATCAAGCCGGAGCAGCTCCAGGACGCGTCGGCGGTGGCCGCGCAGTCCAACCGCCGCACCGGTGACGTGCTGGTGGAGCGCGGGCTGCTCAAGGACACCGAGCGCCTCTACTACGTGGGCCAGCAGGTGAAGGCCGTCATCTACTCGCTCTTCGCGTGGGATGAAGGCTCGTACGTGCTGAGCTTCCGGGAGAAGGCGAGCGCGGAGTCCATCAAGCTGGACGTGCACCCAGCCAACCTCATCGTCCGGGGCATCAAGAAGCTCTACAAGCCGGAGCGCCTGCGGCGCCTGCTCCAGCCGGAGGACCGCCTCATCCCCGCCGTGGCTCCGGCCTACCAGCTCAACGAAGTGGAGCTGGAGCGGTGGGAGGCGGAGCTGCTGCCGAAAATCGACGGCAACCGCACCGTGGCGGAGCTGCTGGCCTTCGCCAACCGCCCCGAGCACGTCGTCTACGGCTTCCTGGTGGCGATGATGTCGCTGGGCATCCTGGACAAGCGCGGGTAG
- the bcp gene encoding thioredoxin-dependent thiol peroxidase — translation MPQAGDQAPAFQLADQDGNPVSLAQFAGRSVVLYFYPKDDTPGCTVEACGFRDEHSALEAAGAVVLGVSADSTASHRKFATKFNLPFPLLADVDHTLSEAYGVWGEKSLYGRKFLGITRATFLIGPDGVLKQVWPKVKVNGHVAEVLAALKGEAPAADSAVKKPAAKKAPAGKKVAAAKKAPAGKTVSGKSVATRKATAKKAAPAAKAPRAAKKAATAKKAPVAKKPAAAKRASAGKKPAPAKKSAAVKKSAPAKKSAAVKKSAPAKKSAAAKKASRK, via the coding sequence ATGCCCCAAGCAGGTGACCAGGCCCCCGCCTTTCAACTCGCCGACCAGGATGGAAACCCGGTATCGCTCGCGCAGTTCGCGGGCCGGAGTGTCGTCCTCTACTTCTACCCGAAGGACGACACCCCCGGATGCACCGTGGAGGCGTGTGGCTTCCGTGACGAGCACTCGGCGCTGGAGGCCGCGGGCGCGGTGGTGCTGGGCGTGTCCGCGGACAGCACCGCGAGCCACCGGAAGTTCGCGACCAAGTTCAACCTGCCCTTCCCGCTGCTGGCCGACGTGGACCACACGTTGTCCGAGGCCTACGGCGTCTGGGGGGAGAAGTCGCTCTATGGCCGCAAGTTCCTGGGCATCACCCGGGCCACGTTCCTCATCGGCCCGGACGGCGTGTTGAAGCAGGTGTGGCCCAAGGTGAAGGTGAATGGCCACGTCGCCGAGGTGCTGGCCGCGCTGAAGGGCGAAGCTCCGGCGGCGGACAGTGCCGTGAAGAAGCCCGCCGCGAAGAAGGCGCCTGCGGGGAAGAAGGTGGCCGCCGCGAAGAAGGCTCCGGCGGGCAAGACTGTGTCGGGGAAGTCCGTCGCGACCAGGAAGGCGACGGCGAAGAAGGCAGCTCCGGCCGCCAAGGCACCCCGTGCGGCGAAGAAGGCCGCGACCGCGAAGAAAGCCCCTGTGGCGAAGAAGCCTGCGGCTGCGAAGAGGGCCTCGGCCGGGAAGAAGCCGGCGCCCGCGAAGAAGTCCGCGGCGGTGAAGAAGTCGGCGCCCGCGAAGAAGTCCGCGGCGGTGAAGAAGTCGGCGCCCGCGAAGAAGTCCGCAGCGGCGAAGAAGGCCTCCAGGAAGTAG
- the nagZ gene encoding beta-N-acetylhexosaminidase — protein sequence MTTSSSLYRDCARLFMVGFPGTHIDSELAALMDDGIYGAILFKRNVGSAADTAALCHALKTRAGRPFILSVDQEGGRVARLRGAPFTALPPMRELGQRGDAAQVERVGRLLAYELRALGFDWDFAPVLDVDTNPANPVIGDRSFSREAEEVARLGVALARGLEAGGVASCGKHFPGHGDTTTDSHLTLPRLPHDLERLRSVELVPFRAFAQAGLASLMTAHVLFDALDPGVPATMSQRVLQGVLREELGFDGVLVSDDLEMKAIAGHYSVEEATVQGTLAGVDLFLVCHNADVQRRAIEALVKAVESGRVSRERIAQAHRRLDALSARFAHPAEDRLALLGSPEHHALAVGLVSTFTGRDPTEVMLASR from the coding sequence GTGACGACCTCCTCCAGCCTCTACCGCGACTGTGCCCGCCTCTTCATGGTGGGCTTTCCCGGCACTCACATCGACAGCGAGCTGGCCGCGCTGATGGATGACGGCATCTACGGCGCCATCCTCTTCAAGCGCAACGTGGGCAGCGCCGCAGACACTGCCGCGTTGTGCCACGCGTTGAAAACACGCGCAGGCCGGCCCTTCATCCTGTCGGTGGACCAGGAGGGCGGCCGCGTGGCCCGGCTTCGCGGCGCGCCCTTCACCGCGCTGCCGCCCATGCGGGAGCTGGGGCAGCGCGGCGACGCGGCCCAGGTGGAGCGCGTGGGCCGGCTGCTGGCGTATGAGCTGCGCGCGCTGGGCTTCGACTGGGACTTCGCGCCGGTGCTGGATGTGGACACCAACCCGGCCAACCCCGTCATTGGCGACCGCAGCTTCAGCCGCGAGGCAGAGGAAGTGGCGCGGCTGGGCGTAGCGCTCGCGCGGGGACTGGAGGCGGGCGGCGTGGCTTCGTGTGGCAAGCACTTCCCCGGCCACGGCGACACCACCACCGACAGCCACCTGACGTTGCCGCGGCTGCCGCACGACTTGGAGCGGCTGCGCAGCGTGGAGCTGGTGCCTTTCCGCGCCTTCGCCCAGGCGGGGCTTGCGTCCCTGATGACAGCGCACGTCCTCTTCGACGCGCTGGACCCGGGGGTGCCCGCCACCATGAGTCAGCGCGTGCTCCAGGGTGTGCTGCGCGAGGAGCTGGGCTTTGACGGGGTGCTCGTCAGCGACGACCTGGAGATGAAGGCCATTGCCGGCCACTACTCCGTGGAAGAGGCCACGGTGCAGGGCACGCTCGCGGGCGTGGACCTGTTCCTGGTGTGCCACAACGCGGACGTGCAGCGCCGCGCCATCGAAGCCCTGGTGAAGGCGGTGGAGTCCGGTCGCGTGTCACGGGAGCGAATCGCGCAGGCGCACCGGCGGCTGGACGCGCTCAGTGCCCGCTTCGCGCACCCGGCGGAGGACCGGCTCGCCCTGCTGGGGAGCCCGGAGCATCACGCGCTGGCCGTGGGGCTCGTCAGCACCTTCACCGGCCGCGACCCGACCGAGGTGATGCTGGCCTCTCGCTGA
- a CDS encoding response regulator: MGPILIVDDEFGIVEAMRDLLSDEGYRTAIALNGKEALERMAEEHPCLVLLDYMMPVMNGPALLEAMERNPLLRDIPVVMMSASPPDYWKHLRCAAFLPKPFSLDELLVMVKRFAQGAILQ; the protein is encoded by the coding sequence ATGGGCCCCATCCTCATCGTCGATGACGAGTTCGGCATCGTCGAGGCCATGCGCGACCTCCTGAGCGACGAAGGCTACCGGACCGCCATCGCGCTCAATGGGAAGGAGGCCTTGGAGCGGATGGCCGAGGAGCACCCCTGCCTGGTGCTGCTCGATTACATGATGCCGGTGATGAACGGCCCGGCCCTGCTGGAGGCCATGGAGCGCAATCCCCTGCTGCGTGACATCCCCGTGGTCATGATGAGCGCCAGCCCGCCGGACTACTGGAAGCACCTGCGTTGCGCGGCCTTCCTGCCCAAGCCCTTTTCCCTGGACGAGCTGCTGGTGATGGTGAAGCGCTTCGCCCAGGGCGCCATCCTCCAGTAG
- a CDS encoding ATPase domain-containing protein: MTEGTPRVAERISTGIPGLDTVLHGGFRKARTYMLMGLPGSGKTIFANQVCFHHAKRHGGRVLYLTLLAESHTELVGNLSSLSYFDPTLLPNAITYLSAFTVLEQGGLDALAELIRKETKNHQATLLVLDGLVAAEEVAPSQQAIKKFIHGLQVVTGLMGCTTLILTTGRGQGLRAEHTMVDGLMLLRQRMFGARAVRELFVRKFRGSPYLLGKHSFDITQDGIIIYPRLETLAESGPPPGPPQDARCAFGIPGMDAMLTGGVAQGSTTILLGPSGSGKTLLGLNFLAEGARRGERVHYFAFYDSPERMVAQAAGIGLDLKPLIDRGDFEVSFRPPTENLLDKLGVQLLDIIRTHGVRRLFLDGYDALRRAAVRQSRVSRFLAALVNECRMRGVTLLYSVESVSAFGPEVTFPMKGISMVAENILFLRQAELDSRLRRFVTVLKLRNSPHDTALRELCISPKGMEVTGAFTDVEAMMTGVPRSTTWSEPRHPGGGRQEP, from the coding sequence ATGACCGAAGGCACTCCACGCGTGGCTGAGCGGATTTCCACGGGCATTCCAGGCCTCGACACCGTGCTGCACGGAGGCTTCCGCAAGGCCCGCACCTACATGCTGATGGGCCTTCCGGGCTCGGGGAAGACCATCTTCGCCAACCAGGTGTGCTTCCACCACGCGAAGCGCCACGGCGGGCGCGTGCTCTACCTGACGCTGCTGGCGGAGTCGCACACGGAGCTGGTCGGCAACCTCTCCTCGCTGTCCTACTTCGACCCCACGCTGCTGCCCAACGCCATCACCTATCTGAGCGCCTTCACGGTGCTGGAGCAGGGGGGGCTGGACGCGCTGGCGGAGCTCATCCGCAAGGAGACGAAGAACCACCAGGCCACGTTGCTCGTGTTGGATGGGCTGGTGGCCGCGGAGGAGGTGGCGCCGTCACAGCAGGCCATCAAGAAGTTCATCCACGGCCTCCAGGTGGTGACGGGCCTCATGGGCTGCACGACGTTGATCCTCACCACCGGCCGCGGACAAGGCCTGCGCGCCGAGCACACCATGGTGGATGGGTTGATGCTGCTCCGGCAGCGCATGTTCGGCGCGCGTGCCGTGCGCGAGCTGTTCGTGCGCAAATTCCGGGGCAGCCCCTATCTGCTGGGCAAGCACAGCTTCGACATCACCCAGGACGGCATCATCATCTATCCCCGCCTGGAGACGCTCGCGGAGTCCGGGCCTCCGCCGGGGCCGCCGCAGGACGCGAGGTGCGCGTTTGGCATCCCCGGAATGGACGCGATGCTGACCGGGGGCGTGGCCCAGGGCTCGACGACCATCCTCCTGGGGCCGTCGGGCAGCGGCAAGACGCTGCTGGGACTGAACTTCCTCGCGGAAGGCGCCCGGCGGGGCGAGCGCGTCCACTACTTCGCCTTCTACGACTCCCCGGAGCGCATGGTGGCGCAGGCGGCGGGCATCGGGCTCGACCTCAAGCCGCTCATCGACCGGGGCGACTTCGAGGTCAGCTTCCGGCCGCCCACGGAGAACCTGCTGGACAAGCTGGGCGTGCAGTTGCTGGACATCATCCGGACCCACGGCGTGCGCCGGCTCTTCCTGGACGGCTACGACGCGCTCCGCAGGGCGGCCGTCCGGCAGTCCCGCGTGTCGCGCTTCCTGGCCGCGCTGGTCAATGAGTGCCGCATGCGCGGCGTGACGCTGCTCTACTCCGTCGAATCGGTCTCCGCGTTTGGCCCGGAGGTGACCTTCCCGATGAAGGGCATCTCCATGGTGGCGGAGAACATCCTCTTCCTCCGCCAGGCCGAGCTGGATTCCCGGCTGCGCCGCTTCGTCACGGTGCTGAAGCTGCGCAACAGCCCGCACGACACCGCCCTGCGCGAGCTGTGCATCAGCCCGAAGGGGATGGAGGTGACGGGCGCCTTCACGGATGTCGAGGCGATGATGACCGGCGTGCCGCGGTCGACCACGTGGTCCGAGCCCCGGCATCCCGGCGGCGGGCGCCAGGAGCCTTGA